Proteins from a single region of Syngnathus typhle isolate RoL2023-S1 ecotype Sweden linkage group LG10, RoL_Styp_1.0, whole genome shotgun sequence:
- the aldh5a1 gene encoding succinate-semialdehyde dehydrogenase, mitochondrial isoform X3: MSTLMTTVMMMMKTTQSARLLATAFVEASRQRTFSLDASAPLVCTRGYVHGRWVSAAQDFPVWDPATGTEIARVADCGPEEAKRAVDAAHEAFQQWKDVTAKGKPMKEALGEIAYSTSFLDWFSEEARRVYGDVVPSPFRDRKILLLKQPVGVASIITPWNFPSAMITRKVGAALAAGCSVVVKPAEDTPLSALALAELSSQAGLPAGVFNVVPCSREQTPSVGRVLCSDPLVRKISFTGSTATGKVLLKMAAETVKRVSMELGGHAPFIVFDSADVDQAVQGAMASKFRNSGQTCVCSNRFLVQSSVYDSFLEKLGAAMDRQLKIGHGSKPDTTQGPLINRRAADKVLHQTEDALSRGARLLRGGRRLHGSFVAPTLLADVRADMLCMQEETFGPLVPVVRFDTEQEALAIANSSQVGLAGEPPDLIQTATGFACILSAGGGYFYSSDMSQIWRVAEALEVGLVGVNEGLLSTPEATFGGVKESGLGREGSKYGVDEYLDVKYVCLGGLSPTG; encoded by the exons ATGAGCACCTTGATGACgacggtgatgatgatgatgaagacgacGCAAAGTGCGCGCCTCCTTGCTACTGCCTTCGTGGAAGCATCGCGTCAACGCACCTTTAGCCTGGACGCGAGCGCGCCGCTGGTGTGCACTCGTGGCTACGTACACGGCCGTTGGGTGAGCGCGGCTCAAGACTTCCCGGTTTGGGACCCGGCCACCGGGACCGAGATCGCGCGGGTGGCGGACTGCGGGCCGGAAGAGGCCAAGCGGGCCGTAGACGCGGCCCACGAGGCATTCCAACAGTGGAAGGATGTCACGGCCAAG GGTAAACCCATGAAAGAGGCCCTGGGTGAAATCGCCTACTCAACATCCTTCCTAGACTGGTTTTCAGAGGAAGCGCGGCGGGTGTACGGTGACGTGGTGCCGTCACCATTCAGGGACCGCAAGATTCTCCTCCTCAAGCAACCGGTGGGCGTGGCCTCCATCATCACGCCG TGGAACTTCCCGAGCGCCATGATCACCAGGAAGGTTGGCGCCGCGCTGGCCGCAGGATGTAGCGTCGTGGTCAAGCCGGCCGAGGACACACCCCTATCGGCGCTTGCTCTGGCAGAG CTGTCGTCCCAGGCGGGCCTCCCGGCAGGCGTGTTCAACGTAGTCCCATGCTCCAGGGAGCAGACGCCATCGGTGGGGCGCGTCTTGTGTAGCGACCCCCTGGTGCGCAAGATCTCCTTCACAGGTTCCACCGCCACCGGCAAG GTTTTGCTGAAAATGGCCGCAGAAACCGTCAAGAGGGTCTCCATGGAGCTGGGGGGTCACGCCCCTTTCATTGTCTTTGACAGCGCCGACGTGGACCAGGCGGTGCAAGGAGCCATGGCTTCCAAGTTCAGAAACTCGGGGCAG ACGTGCGTGTGTTCCAACCGTTTCCTGGTGCAGAGCTCCGTCTACGACAGCTTTCTGGAAAAGCTTGGCGCCGCCATGGACCGCCAGCTCAAGATCGGACACGGCAGCAAGCCGGACACCACGCAGGGCCCGCTCATCAACCGCAGGGCAGCGGACAAG GTCCTCCATCAGACCGAGGATGCCCTCTCTCGGGGGGCCCGCCTATTGCGGGGCGGCCGCCGTCTTCACGGCTCTTTTGTGGCGCCCACGCTGCTGGCGGACGTCAGGGCCGACATGTTGTGCATGCAAGAGGAAACCTTTGGGCCTCTGGTGCCCGTTGTCAG GTTTGACACTGAGCAAGAAGCGCTCGCCATCGCCAATTCGTCCCAAGTGGGCCTGGCAGGTGAGCCCCCGGACTTGATCCAGACAGCTACTGGATTTGCTTGCATATTATCCGCTGGCGGAG GTTACTTCTACTCGTCAGACATGTCTCAGATCTGGAGAGTGGCAGAAGCTTTGGAGGTGGGTCTGGTGGGGGTCAACGAGGGTCTGCTGTCCACCCCCGAGGCCACCTTTGGGGGGGTCAAGGAGTCCGGTCTTGGACGCGAGGGCTCCAAGTACGGCGTGGACGAATACCTTGACGTCAAATACGTCTGCTTGGGTGGCCTGTCGCCAACTGGCTAA
- the aldh5a1 gene encoding succinate-semialdehyde dehydrogenase, mitochondrial isoform X2, whose product MSTLMTTVMMMMKTTQSARLLATAFVEASRQRTFSLDASAPLVCTRGYVHGRWVSAAQDFPVWDPATGTEIARVADCGPEEAKRAVDAAHEAFQQWKDVTAKERSSLLRKWANLMTEHKEHLATIITFESGKPMKEALGEIAYSTSFLDWFSEEARRVYGDVVPSPFRDRKILLLKQPVGVASIITPWNFPSAMITRKVGAALAAGCSVVVKPAEDTPLSALALAELSSQAGLPAGVFNVVPCSREQTPSVGRVLCSDPLVRKISFTGSTATGKVLLKMAAETVKRVSMELGGHAPFIVFDSADVDQAVQGAMASKFRNSGQTCVCSNRFLVQSSVYDSFLEKLGAAMDRQLKIGHGSKPDTTQGPLINRRAADKVLHQTEDALSRGARLLRGGRRLHGSFVAPTLLADVRADMLCMQEETFGPLVPVVRFDTEQEALAIANSSQVGLAGYFYSSDMSQIWRVAEALEVGLVGVNEGLLSTPEATFGGVKESGLGREGSKYGVDEYLDVKYVCLGGLSPTG is encoded by the exons ATGAGCACCTTGATGACgacggtgatgatgatgatgaagacgacGCAAAGTGCGCGCCTCCTTGCTACTGCCTTCGTGGAAGCATCGCGTCAACGCACCTTTAGCCTGGACGCGAGCGCGCCGCTGGTGTGCACTCGTGGCTACGTACACGGCCGTTGGGTGAGCGCGGCTCAAGACTTCCCGGTTTGGGACCCGGCCACCGGGACCGAGATCGCGCGGGTGGCGGACTGCGGGCCGGAAGAGGCCAAGCGGGCCGTAGACGCGGCCCACGAGGCATTCCAACAGTGGAAGGATGTCACGGCCAAG GAGCGCAGTAGCCTCCTGAGGAAGTGGGCCAACCTGATGACGGAGCACAAAGAGCACCTGGCCACCATCATCACCTTCGAGAGT GGTAAACCCATGAAAGAGGCCCTGGGTGAAATCGCCTACTCAACATCCTTCCTAGACTGGTTTTCAGAGGAAGCGCGGCGGGTGTACGGTGACGTGGTGCCGTCACCATTCAGGGACCGCAAGATTCTCCTCCTCAAGCAACCGGTGGGCGTGGCCTCCATCATCACGCCG TGGAACTTCCCGAGCGCCATGATCACCAGGAAGGTTGGCGCCGCGCTGGCCGCAGGATGTAGCGTCGTGGTCAAGCCGGCCGAGGACACACCCCTATCGGCGCTTGCTCTGGCAGAG CTGTCGTCCCAGGCGGGCCTCCCGGCAGGCGTGTTCAACGTAGTCCCATGCTCCAGGGAGCAGACGCCATCGGTGGGGCGCGTCTTGTGTAGCGACCCCCTGGTGCGCAAGATCTCCTTCACAGGTTCCACCGCCACCGGCAAG GTTTTGCTGAAAATGGCCGCAGAAACCGTCAAGAGGGTCTCCATGGAGCTGGGGGGTCACGCCCCTTTCATTGTCTTTGACAGCGCCGACGTGGACCAGGCGGTGCAAGGAGCCATGGCTTCCAAGTTCAGAAACTCGGGGCAG ACGTGCGTGTGTTCCAACCGTTTCCTGGTGCAGAGCTCCGTCTACGACAGCTTTCTGGAAAAGCTTGGCGCCGCCATGGACCGCCAGCTCAAGATCGGACACGGCAGCAAGCCGGACACCACGCAGGGCCCGCTCATCAACCGCAGGGCAGCGGACAAG GTCCTCCATCAGACCGAGGATGCCCTCTCTCGGGGGGCCCGCCTATTGCGGGGCGGCCGCCGTCTTCACGGCTCTTTTGTGGCGCCCACGCTGCTGGCGGACGTCAGGGCCGACATGTTGTGCATGCAAGAGGAAACCTTTGGGCCTCTGGTGCCCGTTGTCAG GTTTGACACTGAGCAAGAAGCGCTCGCCATCGCCAATTCGTCCCAAGTGGGCCTGGCAG GTTACTTCTACTCGTCAGACATGTCTCAGATCTGGAGAGTGGCAGAAGCTTTGGAGGTGGGTCTGGTGGGGGTCAACGAGGGTCTGCTGTCCACCCCCGAGGCCACCTTTGGGGGGGTCAAGGAGTCCGGTCTTGGACGCGAGGGCTCCAAGTACGGCGTGGACGAATACCTTGACGTCAAATACGTCTGCTTGGGTGGCCTGTCGCCAACTGGCTAA
- the aldh5a1 gene encoding succinate-semialdehyde dehydrogenase, mitochondrial isoform X1 translates to MSTLMTTVMMMMKTTQSARLLATAFVEASRQRTFSLDASAPLVCTRGYVHGRWVSAAQDFPVWDPATGTEIARVADCGPEEAKRAVDAAHEAFQQWKDVTAKERSSLLRKWANLMTEHKEHLATIITFESGKPMKEALGEIAYSTSFLDWFSEEARRVYGDVVPSPFRDRKILLLKQPVGVASIITPWNFPSAMITRKVGAALAAGCSVVVKPAEDTPLSALALAELSSQAGLPAGVFNVVPCSREQTPSVGRVLCSDPLVRKISFTGSTATGKVLLKMAAETVKRVSMELGGHAPFIVFDSADVDQAVQGAMASKFRNSGQTCVCSNRFLVQSSVYDSFLEKLGAAMDRQLKIGHGSKPDTTQGPLINRRAADKVLHQTEDALSRGARLLRGGRRLHGSFVAPTLLADVRADMLCMQEETFGPLVPVVRFDTEQEALAIANSSQVGLAGEPPDLIQTATGFACILSAGGGYFYSSDMSQIWRVAEALEVGLVGVNEGLLSTPEATFGGVKESGLGREGSKYGVDEYLDVKYVCLGGLSPTG, encoded by the exons ATGAGCACCTTGATGACgacggtgatgatgatgatgaagacgacGCAAAGTGCGCGCCTCCTTGCTACTGCCTTCGTGGAAGCATCGCGTCAACGCACCTTTAGCCTGGACGCGAGCGCGCCGCTGGTGTGCACTCGTGGCTACGTACACGGCCGTTGGGTGAGCGCGGCTCAAGACTTCCCGGTTTGGGACCCGGCCACCGGGACCGAGATCGCGCGGGTGGCGGACTGCGGGCCGGAAGAGGCCAAGCGGGCCGTAGACGCGGCCCACGAGGCATTCCAACAGTGGAAGGATGTCACGGCCAAG GAGCGCAGTAGCCTCCTGAGGAAGTGGGCCAACCTGATGACGGAGCACAAAGAGCACCTGGCCACCATCATCACCTTCGAGAGT GGTAAACCCATGAAAGAGGCCCTGGGTGAAATCGCCTACTCAACATCCTTCCTAGACTGGTTTTCAGAGGAAGCGCGGCGGGTGTACGGTGACGTGGTGCCGTCACCATTCAGGGACCGCAAGATTCTCCTCCTCAAGCAACCGGTGGGCGTGGCCTCCATCATCACGCCG TGGAACTTCCCGAGCGCCATGATCACCAGGAAGGTTGGCGCCGCGCTGGCCGCAGGATGTAGCGTCGTGGTCAAGCCGGCCGAGGACACACCCCTATCGGCGCTTGCTCTGGCAGAG CTGTCGTCCCAGGCGGGCCTCCCGGCAGGCGTGTTCAACGTAGTCCCATGCTCCAGGGAGCAGACGCCATCGGTGGGGCGCGTCTTGTGTAGCGACCCCCTGGTGCGCAAGATCTCCTTCACAGGTTCCACCGCCACCGGCAAG GTTTTGCTGAAAATGGCCGCAGAAACCGTCAAGAGGGTCTCCATGGAGCTGGGGGGTCACGCCCCTTTCATTGTCTTTGACAGCGCCGACGTGGACCAGGCGGTGCAAGGAGCCATGGCTTCCAAGTTCAGAAACTCGGGGCAG ACGTGCGTGTGTTCCAACCGTTTCCTGGTGCAGAGCTCCGTCTACGACAGCTTTCTGGAAAAGCTTGGCGCCGCCATGGACCGCCAGCTCAAGATCGGACACGGCAGCAAGCCGGACACCACGCAGGGCCCGCTCATCAACCGCAGGGCAGCGGACAAG GTCCTCCATCAGACCGAGGATGCCCTCTCTCGGGGGGCCCGCCTATTGCGGGGCGGCCGCCGTCTTCACGGCTCTTTTGTGGCGCCCACGCTGCTGGCGGACGTCAGGGCCGACATGTTGTGCATGCAAGAGGAAACCTTTGGGCCTCTGGTGCCCGTTGTCAG GTTTGACACTGAGCAAGAAGCGCTCGCCATCGCCAATTCGTCCCAAGTGGGCCTGGCAGGTGAGCCCCCGGACTTGATCCAGACAGCTACTGGATTTGCTTGCATATTATCCGCTGGCGGAG GTTACTTCTACTCGTCAGACATGTCTCAGATCTGGAGAGTGGCAGAAGCTTTGGAGGTGGGTCTGGTGGGGGTCAACGAGGGTCTGCTGTCCACCCCCGAGGCCACCTTTGGGGGGGTCAAGGAGTCCGGTCTTGGACGCGAGGGCTCCAAGTACGGCGTGGACGAATACCTTGACGTCAAATACGTCTGCTTGGGTGGCCTGTCGCCAACTGGCTAA